The genomic interval GATGGTACCATCTTTGATGCAGGAACACATCCTAAGTAGTTATATTGATGCATCCAAAGGAAGCAGTTCTCAATCATGTAGCGGATTGGAAAGTGGGACTACTTTGGACAAAAAATTGAGAGATTTAAGAGAGTTAAAAAGAGTTTAAGGTCTTTAGACTCTACAGATAATGAGACAGACTTCTGAGAGCTTGTGAGGGGGATGAACTGAGTGAGATAGCTCACATGCATACAAATAGTTCAACATAGGGCATATACGAGGAAGTGCACAGTGTGTATATATTGGATGCAATGCCTGATCCTGTCAGCTACATTACACCAAACTAGATGTACCGCTTTGAGCTGAGTGTTTCCGATGTGTCAGAATATGCTAATCCCGCTATAAATCCCTGAAAAGGATCAATGGATTTCAACTGAAAGCGGTGTTTGATCCTAGGTAATTGGTGCACTAATGGTCTGTTTGCACCTGGTGAGAACTGATGCTCTGTATTACAGTAGATCACTTTAGATGTGTATATGAaaggtgaaaaaaaaaaatccataagtcatagcttagatagATAAACCATTAAATGAACTGAGCAACACAGCGTCCTACACTGCTACTATAttacacaaaaatgaaaacagaTCAACATCACAATTCATATggttgaaaaggaaatttttttggGACTTTATTATTAAATTGGGCTCATCTATATAGAGGAAGCAGGTTTGGAACATCATATCAAGCTGTGTTTGTTATCACTATATTAATCTGTCTCTCTAtttgaactccaagaaaggtaaTGTCACTATTAATATTCAAAACAATTCAATCATTTTGGTAACTAATATTTTCTTTGATCTTCCTCCACCCCTCAATACCTTCCCCTATAATAATTCAACTCCTCTAACTATAGAATCTATTTAGTGCCTTTGAATATGTCCAATCATCTGAAACCTATGTGTCATTTCATCATCTATTAGAGCCACACCTAATTCCTTTTGTATGTTAGTACATTTTATTTTATCCTTCAAAGTAACTCCACACATCCATCTTTCAGATATCAACATCACTTTTTGTTGAAATCCAAAATATCTAAAATCAATAGTGTTCAATGTTAGGAACAATATAGACTTGTAAAACATGAACTAATCTAATATAGAACCTAACAATTAGGACTCCCTTCCTAATGGTAGTAGGCATAGTATCATCGGAAAAGAATTCTAAACTCGTTTCTAAAAGAATTAGAACATGAAAAAATAAAAGTTCAATTGACATCATAGATGAACTAGTATGTGTATCTCAAGACATACCGTTTTTGCTCCTCATATCCTGCAATATTGTCCCATGATATCGAGCCATCACCAGAGACACCTGAAGTTTCATCATGTCCATATACTCGTACTCCCATGGCCTCTAAAGCAGAGAATTTTTCAGTGTGTTTGCTGTAATTATAGCCTCTCTTGGAATCCTTTTGGTCCCTTGATGATTTTTTGGGATCACCTTTCTCACCAGCTAACTTTAATGCACCAACGACAGTATCAAGCTCAGAAGCACTGAAACTACCTTGCTTAATGAACTCAATCTCCTAATAACAAATAGTTAAAACAGAAACTTCAGAAACAGAATACAACTTAAAGAGGTGTACAAGCACATAAACTAAGTCTAGGATCACAAGTAACTGACACAATGCTCAGCATCCAATCGGGAGCCAAAAATCAGGATGCAGAGATCATTGTCATTCTTTTCTCCGGTAACTTCTTTCATTGCTGAAGGACTAAGGGTTATTTGCCATGCAGCTGCACTGGTATAAtataagtataaaaaaaaaaggagaagaaaTGTGATTTtacaaatatcaaaaaaaaaatgcacAAGTTTTTGTTTAACCTCTGGCTATATCACGCATCAAATAATCACAAAAAGAGCATGAGTATTAGAAAGTCCAGTAATGCTGGGTTTTGATCAATTCAGATACAAAAACCAATATACTTCTGGGAATGATGTTATATAAATTGTAACAATAACAACAGCCAACAAATTGAGTCCCAACTATTTGGAGTAGACTGAACAGATAGTAACATAACATTGAACTCTCATAGGTTATGTCTCTATTAATATCCAAACTTTTAGGTTACTTTGAACTGTATTGTGTTGAGTTTTCTTTGATTTCTTTCTACTAAATTAATCAACTTATCTGAAGACTATTGGAAACTTTCTTGAACAATAAattcaagatatctaaaaatcttACTTGTATGAATTTTTTTATCCATCCAACTTAACTATCCTCTAACTTCTTCATTTCCAAGCACTTAAGATATAGTAtatatgttgagttttgtttctaattaatttaaaatatacatTTCTAAAATTTCTCTACACAGTTAAACCTTTAGGTTTATTTTATCTAGAATATCATCAATTAGGAATATGCCAAAAATAACATAACTAAGAAAttttgttttgaatatgattAGTACATTCATTTTAATACTTCTGGTATTTGCTCTCTTTAAATACCCCTCCTCACCCATGTCAAGCACTTGGCACAACCTCAATAAACTATGGTGAATTCAACACCTACATCTATTGATCTCCCAGTTGATAATGTTGGATATATGGTGCCTTTGGTTTGCAAGAAtaacaattttgaattttagttgatTTTTTGGTGATTGTCATATTTTTTTAGGTGTCAAAAGTTTGATATATTTGAATTTGGTTACATTTGAATGTGTATCTTCTAGTTAGATACTCTCCAAAAAGAGAGTTTTAGGTAATTGGATTAAAACTTCTAGTTTAATAAGATTTTATATTCTTAAGTTGTAAGGAACTTATTTATAAAATTGTTTGAATCTTTTAGGTAAGTGAGTATTCTGTTTGCTTAATCTTATTTTCCAATTTTAATTGGGTCAAAGACTTTAAAAAGACCTGAACTCTCCCTCTAGTACCCATCTTTTCAATTAGAAAAATTCTCTGCTGGATGAAATTTATTGTGCAAGTGTAGCGCTTTGTCTCCTTGCAGCCTGGTGTTGCATCACTGATGGATTTTGAACTAACATGACTATAGTTGTCATATTCACctagtaaaaaattaaatcagAAGGAACAAGCAACCTAGGCATattaaaggaaaaataaactttgCTTTAGGATAGATCATGTGGTTGGATACTTGGATTGCTAAAAAAGTTAAATGATTGAGGCAAAGCATCCTATCTATGAGAATGCAATGAATACAAATATCTCCATCAGTGATTTTGAGCTACACCACATTtacattatattcaagaataaaagaaaatatgaTTGCAGTTGGACTGAGTGGATCTAACTTCTAAGATTTAGGAAATTTGgatactattcatcaaacctatCCCAAGCACGTAATAACATTTCTGCACCACCACCATTGGTCTCAGGTGAGAAACCAAGGTTCTTGACAATATCCACAATCAGGTGTGACCACTCACATGAAGGGGGAACTTGGAACTTGAGAGTGACCTGGGAATTAGGTACACAGATAATAAGTTGTAACCACAATGGTGTGGCAAAAATGAACACAATTTACATGTTGATTCATTGTTGAGAAATGCTAAAGAATCTTCTTAAGAATTGCACAAACCACAAGCTATTAAAGTGACCAAATCAACCTAAACAATGTATGATTTTGTTGGGAAACCAAACAGCATAAAAAATAGCCTCTTTTAAGCATCTATTCATGATGAATGCAAATTTCAAGAAAAAAGAACTAATCAAGCTCCACCATACAAAAGCATGCCACAAATAGGCACAAATACACAGCTATTGGTGGCAAATATATGACAAGTACATTACATACAGCATATACATTATTTTTGAAGAAAGTGGACAACATATACTGTGTGCTAATATGATACTAAAGTTGTATTACAACCAAATAAAGCAAACTAGAGATTTTTGTTAATTGTTAGGCTCTGCAGAAAATGTTTTCCGAAGGAGCAAGCAATTAATTTTGAGGCACGTTCTATGCTAAGGGATATACACAAGTATATTGAATTGATGATGGCACATTTTCCTCACAGCAAAGGCCGAATATTTTTGTATACTTCAAATAATCAATTTTAATAGCCGTTTAGACATCAGGATGGTCTTATATGATGATCTATTAAAGCTAGTCTGAAGTCTGGATAAAAAGTGTGTAGTGTAGGGGCACCAAAATGGATAGATTAATCGATTGCTCAATCAATACTAATGCCAAAAATTGATGCTTCCACAAGTATCAAGTAAATAGTCCAGTGGAACTTGAGCAGTCCACATAACCTCAAAACCTAAAGGGTATTAGGAATTCCTAATTTCTTCACATAACCCCTTCTCAACTCCAATTCCCAATTACGTCACATAGCCCTTTCTGAAGTTTTAAATGAATCTTCATCAGCAAAGTCTgcccaaaaataataataacaaataaatatatatatatatattaaaatacaaGTTACCAAATGAACATTATGTTGTCCAACAAATAGCCTCCAAAGTTGAAATTAGAAGCAGTTACAAGTTAACTACTCTCGTCTTAGGACTGCGTTGATGGAAGGCCAGATAATGTAAGGGGCAATTCGTAATTCATAAGAATCATAATGATAAACAAAATAAATTACTCAAAGCTCAAACAAACAACGGACAAACACATCAGGCTAACAAGCAGGGAAGAAACTCAATATTGAAAATAACTATTTGAGAAGAAAAAACATAAAACCTTTTGGCCCTTTACAGAAAGGTAGTAATGAGGGTACGACCCATTCTCCATCTTTTTTGTTCGCAGTAACTCCTCCAATCGTTGCCTTTCTTGACTGGCCATTTTCTTTACTTCGTCGGAGTTAGTAGCGGAATGCGTCGCGGCGGGGCGATATTGATCCTCCTATCTCCGAATCAAAAGCATAGATGAACAACTCGAAACCGAGAAGCCAATAAACAGCCGACAAAAAAAAAGGAACAAACCTCGTTGGCATCAGCAAAAGATGTCCGTATCGTTCCGGCACCGAAGGCACCCATCAACAAGATGGCCGGAAGAAGCGAAGAGTGGTCAAATGACCATCTGGATCCCGATTCAAATCGCATACCTGAAATAGTCTGGTAAAGCAGACCTGCATGAAATCGAAGTAGACAAGTAGAAATTTAATAAACCAGAAGAAGCCCACAGGAACTAGAATTACGGAAAGGTTCTTACTCGAGGGCTCAACAGGAGAGGAGCGAAGGAAACGGCAGGCCGGAGGAGAGACCGAGTTCGGTGGCTTGGCGACCCGAGAAATTTTCGTCGTCGCCTTCGAGATGACCGCGGCGGCGGCGACGGCTCTCACTGCCCGCCGCATTGCTGACTGTTCGCGAGAGATCACTTGCAAGTTGGAACAAGCACCGAACGAGCGACCCCTCGTCCAAGAAAGGAGAAGGCGGCGATAGACGTCGCCACGCGATAGACGTCGCCAGAATTTCATTCTCCCCGTGTCTTTCACGAAAATGCCCAATAGTTTGTACATCAACATTTTACCCCCTGTAGTTTCGATCAAATGTCAAAAATGCCAAAATGTTTAGTTCGTATaataaaattacataaatataGTTATTGTTAGAGAAATTGAATAAGTATTCTTATAATAAGGATattataaggaaaaaaaaatgataatcctagtTAGCACTATCTTTGGAGTGATCGGTCCGGTTATATGGAAGTTTCTCATCGACaactagggtaaatcgggaagcgcaccgatggccagtccagaagctcagGATCCTTTGATTACGTTctttatttggaggaaaaatgtTGTAGCTGGAGTTTGAATCGTATGTACCTGAATATCCAAATTGTATATAACGAATATACAAAgaataaattttataagaataatttttttaattgatcttAATCGTCCAAATTCACCTTATCTCTTAGGTTATTTAGACATTTAGATCATCCACTTACTCAACTCATTTAATGTATGTACATCGAATATTAATCTAAgtaatacaataaaaatttatttgttggaagattttaaaaaataaactagtttaatattttattatattacctTCAATTATAcaatcaactatacataataattaatattattattataattattattatttaaattctactatatttttacgtttttctttattttttttattttgtttgctttttttttttttttttttaaagtttttttattttttttaatttttttacttttttgttttttttaaaaaaaaaattatgtttttatttttttaacatttttattatttttactttttaaaaaaaaattacttttttacatttttatattttaaaaaaaaatttatgtttttttctcatttttttatgtttttattttttttaaagtttttttacaatttttattttattattagtttttatggttttttattattttacattttttattttattttttatatttttcatttttttctttatgtttttcttttttgtcacatttttctcttattcgagggtattttgggtagAAAAAATTTATTAACCCCGAAATCAAGAAAAACGGGTGCGTTTGATACgtgcgtttttcattttcattttcttaaaaacatgcattttctaaaaaatggtgtttggtttgcatttttcgTGCTTGTTTTCTAAAACAAAAaaagatagcattttctagaaaaacagaaaatgattaaaagtcattttctattttctagaaaatgtgcgtttttcagaaaatgaaaataaaaaacgcgcatatcaaacgcacccttagttTTCCGATTCCTGGTTGCATGCCCCCTTTTGCCGACATGTCGGATATGAAACATTACTcaagaatcatcgattacctaaatcaaacagagttttttttgttgataaccttggatggataaccaaggttatcaagaataaccctcaACCAAACGCACcgtaagggtgtgtttggtttaaattatcatatataattttggttatatgattattagataatcacataatcaagattATAGGGAATAAAATATAAGCAAATGTTATTttgttcaacttaggtaatgcaacaaaaacttattatttttctgtgtatatatatatatattattttttatatatttttaaaaaaatctatttttttatttttaaactttttttacgttttttattttttatatttttttacgtttttcttatttttattttttacattttttcttattttttatgtttttctatttttttttaatattttaatattttttacgttttttattattattttttcattttttttaatttttttatgttttttctattttttagttttgtttttacGTTTTTCTCTTATCGGAGAgtatttttagtaaaaaaaaattcattaacccagaatcaagaaaaatctcagttttctgaggttttccgagtCCGGGTTACAtgtcccttttgctgacgtgtcaggCATGGAACATCACTCGAGAATCATcaattacctaaatcaaacaaagtttttgttgataaccttaaaTGGATAATtccaaccaaacgcaccctaaaggaGAATGACATAGTCAATCAGACAtgctgatttttaaaattttcattccgCATATCTAATTTTTATACCCTTCATTTTTTTTACTACTCTCATAAGTGTTACTTCTTTAAATATTTACTCgttgatttaaaattttctcaattcacgttatcaaattcaaattcaaattcaagggCATAGATGCATTAAGAAGACTTTGTTGTCTGCATTGATTTTTGTACTCATGGAACTATATCTTATATTTGAATTCGATATCACAAATTAAGAGTagtacatttttaaaattatagagacTTGATAAAATTTGTCACAATCTCATTATAAGACCTAGGATATCGAAACTcttctaatttaaaaaatattaaatttttaaatggtGTAGGTCAATCACACAATTTTATTTGAAAAGTGACTCATGAATCTAGAGAAATTTGTatcatttcatatatatatagagagagagagagaaaattttaaaatttgcaaaaacttaataaaattggTACAAACTTATTATAAAATCTGGGATAATAATATTCACTAATTAATACTATCAATATGTTTCAAAGATCCttcatttgaaaaatatcaaaattataaatttttgaatAGTATAAGCCAATTAATGAATT from Zingiber officinale cultivar Zhangliang chromosome 6B, Zo_v1.1, whole genome shotgun sequence carries:
- the LOC121992273 gene encoding lon protease homolog 2, peroxisomal-like, whose protein sequence is MKFWRRLSRGDVYRRLLLSWTRGRSFGACSNLQVISREQSAMRRAVRAVAAAAVISKATTKISRVAKPPNSVSPPACRFLRSSPVEPSSLLYQTISGMRFESGSRWSFDHSSLLPAILLMGAFGAGTIRTSFADANEEDQYRPAATHSATNSDEVKKMASQERQRLEELLRTKKMENGSYPHYYLSVKGQKVTLKFQVPPSCEWSHLIVDIVKNLGFSPETNGGGAEMLLRAWDSAAAWQITLSPSAMKEVTGEKNDNDLCILIFGSRLDAEHCEIEFIKQGSFSASELDTVVGALKLAGEKGDPKKSSRDQKDSKRGYNYSKHTEKFSALEAMGVRVYGHDETSGVSGDGSISWDNIAGYEEQKREIEDSILLALQRPEVYDDIARGTRCKFESNRPRAVLFEGPPGTGKTSSARVIAKQAGVPLLYVPLEVIMSKYYGESERLLGNVFSLANELQNGAIIFLDEVDSFATSRESDIHEATRRILSVLLRQIDGFEQETQVVIIAATNRRQDLDPALISRFDSTIMFSLPDLQTRVEIAAQYAKHLLKTELLLLASATEGMSGRDIRDVCQQAERHWASKVIRGQAPKNDEGTLKLPPIEEYIQCAEKRREALLVAAPTVSQSSRFMWKPSALA